The Antarcticibacterium sp. 1MA-6-2 genome has a window encoding:
- a CDS encoding sulfatase-like hydrolase/transferase, whose translation MEAKEEHLEKFKNHPRQILAAMTWSLDENVGKLTRKLDEFGIRDNTLIYFLSDNGGAHNNSSSSGPLKGWKGNEFEGGHRVPFVVSWPPEIEANQTFNGLSSSLDIFKTSLAAAKIESKSDMILDGKNLLPYLKNQKQGNPHKELYWKKLDESAARLNNYKLISLNGFGSVLYDLESDLSETIDLSGKDSIKFKEISENYHRWEAELIDPLWREGEEWESVTYHIHKRLMQNKEALYKSPSQNKRYKKKISN comes from the coding sequence TTGGAAGCGAAAGAAGAACACCTTGAAAAATTCAAAAACCATCCTAGACAAATCCTAGCAGCAATGACATGGTCACTGGACGAGAATGTAGGGAAACTGACTAGAAAGCTAGATGAATTCGGAATTAGAGATAACACACTCATATATTTTTTGAGCGATAATGGAGGAGCTCACAATAATAGTTCTTCCTCTGGCCCTTTAAAAGGCTGGAAAGGAAATGAATTTGAAGGAGGACATAGAGTGCCATTTGTAGTCAGTTGGCCACCTGAAATTGAAGCAAACCAAACTTTTAATGGTTTAAGTTCATCACTAGATATTTTTAAAACTTCATTAGCCGCTGCCAAAATTGAATCCAAATCAGATATGATTCTGGACGGAAAGAATCTTCTCCCTTACTTAAAAAATCAAAAGCAAGGTAACCCGCATAAGGAATTATACTGGAAAAAGTTAGACGAATCGGCTGCAAGACTTAATAATTACAAATTAATCAGCTTGAATGGTTTTGGTTCTGTATTGTATGATTTAGAAAGTGATTTAAGCGAAACCATAGATCTTTCAGGTAAAGATTCAATTAAATTTAAAGAGATTAGCGAAAATTATCACCGATGGGAAGCCGAACTTATTGATCCCTTATGGCGAGAAGGTGAAGAATGGGAAAGTGTTACTTATCATATTCATAAACGTTTAATGCAAAACAAAGAAGCTTTATATAAATCTCCTTCTCAAAATAAACGTTATAAGAAAAAGATTTCAAATTAA
- a CDS encoding phytanoyl-CoA dioxygenase family protein, which yields MRNIRSESIKDGYIKIDALISSYEVDSLRTIYDELLAEKDKTKHLRSDLAGGDDSQSGKVERITQIMRPSTIFPELLKHKAHKVALQWAKDLLGDDMELDFDMMINKAPHTDAETPWHQDAAYWIAMPDKRSASCWIALDEVYEENGCMWFIPKDKGSNILPHKNLPNGGALYCETETENAESISLFPGGCTFHDGHTLHFSKGNSTDSQRRALILNFRPQKMIDLEREQGVDHTGERKQRA from the coding sequence ATGAGAAACATACGATCAGAATCTATAAAAGATGGGTATATTAAAATAGATGCTTTGATCTCCTCTTATGAGGTTGATAGCTTGCGGACAATTTATGATGAATTACTTGCCGAGAAGGATAAGACCAAACATTTGCGCAGTGACCTTGCCGGAGGTGATGATTCCCAATCTGGAAAGGTGGAACGAATAACTCAAATTATGAGGCCGAGCACTATATTTCCTGAGCTTCTAAAACACAAGGCTCACAAAGTAGCCCTACAGTGGGCAAAGGATCTGCTGGGGGACGATATGGAACTGGATTTTGATATGATGATAAATAAGGCTCCCCACACTGATGCAGAAACACCTTGGCACCAAGATGCAGCTTATTGGATAGCTATGCCCGACAAAAGGTCCGCCAGCTGCTGGATCGCATTGGATGAGGTGTACGAGGAAAATGGTTGCATGTGGTTTATACCAAAAGATAAAGGGAGTAATATTCTTCCACATAAGAATCTACCCAATGGAGGAGCGCTTTATTGTGAAACGGAAACCGAAAATGCAGAAAGTATTTCTTTATTCCCTGGAGGTTGTACTTTTCATGACGGACATACACTTCATTTTAGTAAAGGTAATAGTACTGATTCCCAAAGACGGGCATTAATATTAAATTTTAGACCTCAAAAAATGATCGACCTAGAAAGGGAGCAGGGAGTGGACCATACCGGAGAAAGGAAGCAAAGAGCATAA
- a CDS encoding alkaline phosphatase family protein, whose translation MKERFRRTNMFRIGVLCAVLLIGHLNLKAQSKVLIIGIDGIRPDALLTAYTPNLEGLWQNGAYSFKAKTDPLSWSGVCWTSMLTGVWKEKHKVYSNSYKNPNVEEYPYFFRRVREQRPNLQTYSIANWRSVHTILQENDAVETVNRNTDAGVTKEVVRTLKNIDVDVLFLHFDNVDHACVINMAISWKIRK comes from the coding sequence ATGAAAGAACGTTTTAGAAGAACCAATATGTTTCGAATAGGAGTATTGTGCGCAGTTTTATTAATCGGGCATTTAAATCTTAAAGCTCAGAGTAAAGTGCTGATCATTGGGATTGATGGTATCCGTCCAGATGCCCTCTTAACAGCATATACCCCAAACCTTGAAGGACTTTGGCAAAATGGGGCCTATTCCTTTAAGGCCAAGACAGATCCTTTAAGTTGGAGCGGGGTGTGTTGGACCTCAATGCTGACTGGAGTTTGGAAAGAAAAACATAAGGTTTATTCCAACTCGTATAAGAATCCGAATGTCGAGGAATACCCATACTTTTTTAGAAGGGTAAGAGAACAAAGACCCAATTTACAAACGTACTCCATTGCCAACTGGAGGTCTGTACATACTATTCTACAAGAAAACGATGCAGTAGAAACCGTAAACAGAAATACGGATGCAGGTGTTACAAAAGAGGTAGTTAGGACCTTGAAAAATATTGATGTAGATGTTCTCTTTCTACATTTTGACAATGTAGATCATGCTTGCGTCATAAATATGGCTATATCTTGGAAAATAAGAAAATAA
- a CDS encoding RraA family protein, whose protein sequence is MFTIGRAMTVLEADTFEELSFGSKNPLMEKPFGLMLEALDDLKKNEIYICSGASPNYALVGELMMTRAKYLGAAGAVANGYSRDTKGLLDMDFPVFSYGNYAQDQAPRGKVIDFRVPIEMNGVRINPGDIVVGDIDGVCVIPKKHEDEVLRRAFDKARSEKAVLKAIQQGMGAVEAWRKYQIM, encoded by the coding sequence ATGTTTACTATTGGAAGAGCCATGACCGTTCTAGAAGCAGATACTTTTGAGGAATTGAGTTTTGGTAGCAAGAATCCTTTAATGGAGAAACCTTTTGGTTTAATGTTAGAGGCTTTGGATGATTTAAAGAAAAATGAAATATATATATGTTCAGGCGCATCTCCCAATTATGCGTTGGTAGGAGAATTGATGATGACCCGTGCAAAGTATTTAGGAGCTGCAGGAGCTGTAGCAAATGGTTATTCAAGGGATACAAAAGGATTACTGGATATGGATTTTCCTGTTTTTTCTTATGGTAATTATGCTCAAGATCAGGCGCCTCGGGGTAAAGTTATAGATTTTCGAGTGCCTATAGAAATGAATGGAGTAAGAATAAATCCAGGAGATATTGTGGTAGGGGATATAGACGGAGTTTGTGTGATCCCAAAAAAGCATGAAGATGAAGTATTAAGAAGAGCCTTTGATAAAGCAAGAAGCGAGAAGGCAGTATTGAAAGCCATACAGCAAGGAATGGGTGCTGTAGAAGCATGGCGAAAGTATCAGATAATGTGA
- a CDS encoding alpha-N-acetylglucosaminidase TIM-barrel domain-containing protein, translating to MAAIKIKNILFKINTKAMLIRLPIILLLLIVCSCNGDEHESSEELAAHNVLKRTLGPEEASKFTFKYINNNSLDTYEIEVKNNKVVVRGSSTTAMTRGAYDYLKNVTNSMVTWSGKNINIPAELPDATLKASSPYENRYYLNVCAFGYSTPYWDWERWEKEIDWMALRGMNFPLALVASEAIATRVWKKLGLSQEEINKFYTAPSLLPWQRMGNVNNLGGDLLTKEWHDGQVALQHKILNRLKELNMKPILPAFA from the coding sequence TTGGCAGCAATAAAAATCAAAAACATATTATTTAAAATAAATACAAAAGCTATGTTAATCAGATTACCTATTATTTTACTTCTACTTATAGTTTGTTCTTGTAATGGGGATGAACATGAAAGTTCGGAAGAATTGGCGGCTCACAACGTCCTTAAAAGAACTTTGGGCCCTGAAGAGGCTTCTAAATTTACGTTTAAATATATAAATAATAACTCTTTGGATACGTATGAAATTGAGGTGAAAAACAATAAGGTAGTAGTTAGGGGGAGTTCTACAACCGCAATGACCAGAGGCGCTTATGACTATCTTAAAAACGTTACAAACTCTATGGTCACTTGGTCGGGAAAAAATATTAATATTCCAGCAGAGTTGCCAGATGCAACCTTAAAGGCTAGCTCTCCATACGAGAACAGATATTATCTAAATGTTTGTGCATTCGGTTATTCAACACCCTACTGGGACTGGGAACGGTGGGAAAAAGAGATTGATTGGATGGCCTTACGTGGTATGAACTTTCCTCTTGCTTTGGTTGCTAGTGAAGCCATTGCCACACGTGTATGGAAGAAGTTGGGGTTGTCACAAGAAGAAATTAACAAGTTCTATACCGCGCCTTCCTTGCTTCCCTGGCAGCGTATGGGGAATGTAAATAATCTGGGAGGAGATCTACTAACGAAAGAATGGCATGATGGGCAGGTAGCATTGCAGCATAAAATTTTGAATAGGTTGAAAGAGCTTAACATGAAGCCTATCCTACCCGCCTTTGCTTAG
- a CDS encoding alpha-N-acetylglucosaminidase TIM-barrel domain-containing protein — protein MLSFVPKDISRIFPDSELLLVSWGGFPEEYQGAIIKPKTPLFQKIGKLFIEEWEKEFGKGKYYLADSFNEMDLPKTDEPITELLAEYGSAIYESIKSGNPDAVWVVQGWMFTYQRNIWNKETANALFSKIPDDKLMILDYAYEYNGIAYKNGYNYEVFEGYNNKPWIYGFMLNSGGKTGHTGVHNYYATNPAELLNSPYNKSNSGFGFAPEGIENNEVTFELVSDMAWTTEEIELDNWYIGYSKARYGEAPAEMAQAWQLLRETSYGTMTDHPRFGFQGNGGSFSTGTINKDPRIFQAIEKFLSCSDELKDSELYRADALEFAATLLCHKAEDWFGYAYNAHQIKDFKTRDKAGEWALQLLTNADRLLENHPTLNLQRWIDFARTASSDVKQQDKYEEDARRILTVWGPPKLKLGVNDYAARMWGGLIRDYYRERMAGKLKSLRLNQAYDNRAFEDAWVSAKGVSEITPLPIHWSQPRA, from the coding sequence TTGCTTAGCTTTGTACCCAAGGATATTAGTAGAATTTTTCCAGATAGCGAGCTGTTACTGGTAAGTTGGGGAGGCTTTCCTGAAGAATATCAAGGTGCTATAATAAAACCAAAAACTCCGTTGTTTCAAAAGATAGGGAAACTTTTTATAGAAGAATGGGAAAAAGAATTTGGAAAGGGTAAATATTATCTTGCCGACAGTTTTAATGAAATGGACCTTCCAAAAACCGATGAACCGATTACGGAACTTTTGGCGGAATATGGAAGTGCTATCTATGAATCCATTAAATCTGGAAACCCAGACGCCGTTTGGGTGGTGCAGGGGTGGATGTTCACCTATCAACGGAATATTTGGAACAAGGAAACTGCCAATGCACTTTTCAGTAAAATCCCGGATGATAAATTGATGATTCTCGATTATGCCTATGAGTATAATGGTATTGCCTATAAAAACGGATATAACTATGAGGTTTTTGAAGGATATAACAATAAACCATGGATCTATGGTTTTATGCTGAACAGTGGAGGGAAAACGGGTCACACGGGGGTGCATAACTATTATGCCACCAATCCTGCAGAACTTTTAAACTCTCCTTACAATAAGAGTAATTCCGGATTTGGTTTTGCACCTGAAGGCATCGAAAATAATGAAGTCACCTTTGAGCTGGTGTCAGATATGGCCTGGACTACAGAAGAAATTGAATTGGATAATTGGTATATAGGCTATTCCAAAGCACGATACGGTGAAGCTCCAGCAGAAATGGCACAAGCATGGCAGTTGCTAAGAGAAACCAGTTACGGTACCATGACAGACCATCCTCGTTTTGGTTTTCAAGGAAATGGTGGCTCCTTTTCTACAGGCACTATCAATAAAGACCCTCGCATTTTCCAAGCCATAGAGAAATTCCTTTCATGCTCGGATGAGCTGAAGGATTCTGAACTTTATAGAGCTGATGCGCTAGAATTTGCGGCTACACTTTTGTGTCATAAGGCAGAAGACTGGTTTGGTTATGCTTATAATGCCCATCAAATTAAGGATTTTAAAACGCGAGACAAGGCCGGGGAATGGGCTTTACAGTTGCTAACTAATGCGGATAGATTATTGGAAAATCATCCCACCTTAAACCTACAGCGTTGGATTGACTTTGCCAGGACGGCCAGTAGCGATGTAAAACAACAGGATAAATATGAAGAGGATGCAAGAAGAATATTAACCGTATGGGGACCACCAAAATTAAAATTGGGAGTTAATGATTATGCGGCTAGAATGTGGGGAGGATTGATCCGTGATTATTATCGAGAACGGATGGCAGGCAAGTTAAAAAGTTTACGATTAAACCAAGCTTATGATAATAGAGCTTTTGAAGACGCATGGGTGAGTGCTAAAGGAGTGAGTGAAATAACCCCTTTGCCGATCCATTGGAGTCAGCCAAGAGCTTAG